In Marinifilum sp. JC120, the sequence AGAATGCAGTTACTCCCAGCGGTGACTATTTGCCCATGTGGGTGGATTGGGATGATCTTATCGGTGTTCCGTACGATATTCCGATTGTAGGGTACGGTGGAAAGACTGTTAATTATTTGCGTTTGTTTGCTGCAAGGGCGTCTGAGAATTTCGATATGGGTATCTTTAACCACGGAGATTACATCAGGGCTGTGCAGCGCAAGATTGAGTCCGAGATGGTTTCCAAGGTGTTGTATCCTACAGAGTCAGTTTCTTTTGGTAAGGAGTTACGGCTGGTTCAGGAATATTTTCTTGTGGCTTGCGGCTTGCGTGATATAACGCGCAGGTTTATGGCTCAGAATAAAAACTTTGAAGAATTTGCAAATTACGTTGCCATTCAGCTTAACGATACCCATCCGGCCCTGACTGTTGTTGAACTGATGCGCTATCTGGTGGATGAGCGGCGAATTGAATGGGAGAAAGCATGGGAGATTACCCGTGCCACCTGTGCCTACACTAACCATACCTTGCTGCCGGAAGCTCTTGAATTGTGGTCCGTTTCCCTGATGGAAAAAGTCCTGCCGCGCCACTTGCAGATTATCTATGAGATTAACAGCCGTTTTTTGGAAAAGGTTGAGGGTAAATATCCCGACGACACTGAAAAAATGCGGCGTATGTCTCTGATTTGTGAAGATGGGGTGAAGAAGGTGCGCATGGCCAATCTGGCAGTGGTTGGTTCACATTCGGTGAACGGTGTATCCGAACTCCATTCAGAATTAGTCAAAACCCGTTTGTTCCCAGATTTTTACGAGCTTGAGCCTAAGAAGTTTAACAACAAAACCAACGGGGTTACCCCGCGACGCTGGATGCTTAAGGCCAATCCTCCGCTTTCCGCGCTGCTGACCGAGACCCTTGGAGATGGTTGGATTACAGATTTGAATCAGCTGCGCAAATTGGAAGGCCATGTTAATGAAAGTGAATTCTGTAAGCAATTCATGGCGGCCAAACGGACCAATAAGGTCAGGCTGGGTAATTTTATCAACGCTACGTTGGACATCAATATTTCTCCGGATGCAATTTTTGATATTCAGGCCAAGCGTATCCATGAATACAAACGACAGCTACTGAATGTTCTTCATATCATGCATCTCTATCTTGAACTGGTGGATAACCAAGTAGAGCCTTCATGCGCTCGCGTATTTGTCTTTGCGGGTAAGGCCGCTCCGGGGTACTGGGAGGCCAAGCAGATTATCAAACTGGTTCATTCTGTGGCGGATGTGGTTAATAATGATCTTCGCGTTAAAGGTTTGCTCAAGGTGGCTTTTGTGCCTGATTACCGGGTTTCCCTTGCAGAGAAGATCGTTCCGGCCTGTGATGTGAGTGAGCAGATTTCAACCGCCGGGACCGAGGCTTCGGGAACCGGAAATATGAAGTTTGCCATGAACGGGGGCTTGACCATAGGTACTTATGATGGGGCAAATATTGAGATGCTGGAAGAGGTGGGAGATGATAATTTCTATCTTTTCGGGCTGAAGCAGGAAGAGGTGGAAAAATCCCTGCGTGAAGGCAGTTACCATCCCCGTGAAATATACAATCATAGCCCGGAAATCAGGCAGGTCTTTACTGCTTTGCTCGAGAATAGATTCTCTCCCCATGAGCCTGATCTGTTCCGCTGGATAGTTGATAAACTGCTCACTGATAATGAGCAGTATATGCATCTGGCTGATTTTAAATCATATTCCGATGCCCAAAAAAGAATTGATAAGGATTATGCCGACAGGGAGCTTTGGGCTGGAAAGGCTATTCTAAATACCGCACGTATGGGTAAGTTTTCAACCGACCGGACCATGCGCGAGTATGCGGAAGACATCTGGAAAATTAAATCGGTAAAAGGGTAATCATAGATCAGGTAAAAAAAAGGGCAGGGATCGTTCGTGTAAACGATCCCTGCCTATTCTTTTTATTTAGGCTGCTTGATTTTTTTGAGTCGTACGGCTGTTCCGTAGCAGGAGTAAAATTTATCTCCTTCAGGATGGAATGAAACAGATTCCCTGTAACATACAATCGCATCCGCATTGGCGTCTATTGCCTGTGCGATGAGGCCGTAGAAGGCATTGTCAAAGTTGTAGCTTCGGCAGACAATCAGACCGAATGTTCCCAGAACTTCTCTGTTGGGAACCTCTTCAGTCGTCACTATTTTTACGTTTCCGCCCAGATAAAGGTTGCGGGCCATATCAAGACGCTGGTCTTTTTTGGCATCCTCAATGGTCCTGCTAGTCTTGCGATTGGGGCTTCCGAACATTAACGCCATATTTGAAATCCTTTTTTACGGTCAAGTTTGATTGCTGATTTCTGCCTCAAATATAAATTTATTTCAACTAAATGAAAGTGCAGAACCTTAATAATTGAGAAAAATCAGGCAAAATCTTTTTCCAGCAACGAAATATCTTTATAGAGTAAGTTCAGCCTTTCAGTTGTATTTTTAAGGGCCAGTTCAGCCTCCTTCTTCAAGTCCGACTTGCAGGCTTTTTCCAGATCAAGGGCTGCCATGGCAAGTTGCCCGGCGGATATGTTCGCGGCTGAGCCTTTCAGGGTGTGAGCTTTATCTCCAGCTTCCTTGAGTTGGTCGGCTTGTAGAAGTTTTTGCACATCTGTACTGAATTCAGTGTTGTAATCCCTAAAGTTGCGCAGAATGCTGACTAGAATTCCCATGTCTCCGCCGATGCGTTCCAGAACATCAGAGATGTCTATCTCATGACATCTTATATCATCTGAATCAGTGTTTGGCGGTGTTTGTGGTGCTTCTAATGCCGCGGGCTGAGCAAGTCTTTTTTGCTGTTTGAGATGGGTACGGATGGTGCTGAACATCTGCTCTTTATCAATGGGCTTAGGAATATAGTCGTCCATGCCGGAGGCAAGGCATTTTTCTTTATCGCCGCGCATGGCATGGGCGGTCATGGCGATGATGGGCAGATCTTTCATGCTGAGAGCATTGCGGATTATTTCAGTTGCTTCATAACCGTCCATTTCCGGCATTTGGATATCCATAAGAACAATGTCGTAGCCTGATTCCTGTACCATTTTTACTGCTTCAGCTCCGTTGGGCGCAGACACAATTTCAATTCCAGTGGGTTCGAGTATCTGTTCGGCTACCTGCTGGTTGATGGGATTATCTTCCACAAGTAGCATCCTGAAGCCTTTGAATTCATTTTCAATGGGTTGAGACGGTTCGGTGAAATCTTTTTTGGGAGCCTTGTAACCGAAGATTTCCATTATGGAGTTGAACAAAGATGCCTGTTTGAGTGGTTTACTCATCATCCTGTTAATTTGCGCATTCTGTGCTTTGGCAATAGCTGTATTCATCTCAGTGGCGGTGATCATCATTATGGGCAGTTCTTTTGTGTCATATGTTTTGCGGATTTCAATGCTTGCTTCATCTCCGCTTATGCCGGGGAGTTTCAGGTCGATGATAACCAGTTTGAATTGATTGTCTTTATTTTCTTCAATGAGTTTCAGAGCCTGTTCCGCGTCCGGGACGCTGGTAGGTTGAAAACCGAATTGTTTGAGATATCGCACAAGTACACTGCGGACTGCAAAGTTGTCGTCCACCACCAGAATCGGTGTGTTTTTAAGTTTCTGTGGTACTTCAAAGTCTACAGAGGATGGTTCAACTGCTACATCGGGAGTAATGGTGAAAAAGAAAGTACTGCCTTCTTCCGCTCTGCTGCGGAACCAGATATTTCCACCCATGAGATCGACAATGCGTTTTGAGATGGAAAGTCCCAGTCCAGTTCCTCCGTATTTACGGGTTGTGGAGCCATCCGCCTGTTTGAAGGCTTCAAACAGATAGGGCTGCACTTCTTTGGGAATACCTATTCCCGTATCTTTGATGGCAAATACAATTTCAGCCTTGTTGGCGTTAATCTGGTCGGCGGAGACAGTGATGATGATTTCACCTTTGTTTGTGAATTTAAATGCGTTCGCTGTGATATTAACCAGCACCTGACGCAAACGCAGGGGGTCTCCGATAATTCGCTGAGGAACATCCGGGCGGATATCAATCACCAGTTCTGTTTGTGAGGCAACCATCTGCTCTACAAAAAGATCGCTGATGTCGTGGATGAGCTGGTGAAGATTGAAATTTACTTCTTCGAGGCTGAGTTTTCCGGCTTCGATCTTTGAAAAGTCGAGAATATCGTTTATTAGTCGCAGCAGAACTTTTCCTGAGCTGATGATAATTTTTAGAAATTCCCGTTGTTTGCCCGAAAGACTGGTCTCCATAGTCAGATCGGCCATACCTATGATGGCGTTCATGGGGGTGCGGATTTCATGACTTACATTAGCCATGAATTCACTTTTGGATTTTGATGCGGCTTCTGCATCGTCCTTGGCTATTTCAAGTTCCTGGTTGATGATTTTTAGTTCTCGGTTACTGTTTTCAAGATTTTTGTTGCTCTGGTGTATTTTTTTCTGCAACTGGCCACTGTACTGCTTGAGCTTCAAATCCTGTTCTTCAATTTGTTGCAGCATGTTATTGAAGTTTTTAATAAGGCTTTCCATTTCCCCTTTGCATTGGATTTTGACCCGGGCACTATAGTTCTTATCCAGCGAAATTTGCCGTGCTGTCTGGCTTAATTTGGTGATGGGCGAAATGAGGATTCTGCGCATGGTTACAAAAAGCGCGAGGTTGATCAGGATAACCAGAAGCATGGTCCGGAGCAGGGAACTCAGCAGGGATTGGTATAACTCATCCTCAATGAATTTGGGAGAAAGAAAGATTTCTACGGCGCCGATAGGCTGGTTCATTATAGAAATTTCAGCTTTGCGTTTTACGAATTTGCCGGTGGGCCAGGTCGCGAAATTAATTATACTCCATGTTTCATCCCGGATCTTTCCAGCAAAAACATTACTGCCGTTGTCTTCGGTAACCAGAATGGCCTTGATGCGTTTGTCATTCATTTCTGAGAGCAGGATACGGTTGATGGCGGCTTGATCAACGTTCCAAAGCGGAGTAATCAGGGATTCGGAAAGTCTTTCAACCAGCCCGTCAGCTTTTTGGTTCAGCTCTTTCAGCATGTTACTACGCATGGAGCTGTAGTCGTACGCACCTGAAACAAAGAATGAAATCAGGGAGATGAAAACAATCAGAACTCCGATTCTGGTTTGTACTTTGTCGATTTTTAACAATTTTAATCCATTGGTTGACTAATTGGCCCAAATTTTAGCGTTACGGTTATATAGATAGACAACTGTTTAGCATTCCAGCATATTCAGTGCAAGGTAAAGAGTCTTGACGGGGGATAATTATTTGCCCTTCGGCAATGGACAAGCAGTCTTTCAAACGATAGAAACTCTCCATTCCAAATATTTAAGGACGGATATGAAGCAATGAAAATAGCTCTGTTACAGCTCAACCTGACAGTTGGCGATCTTGAAGGGAACGTGGAACTTATCCTTGATGGAATTAAAAGGGCTGCTGAGTGCGGCGCAAGGCTCTGCCTTACCTCCGAGCTTGCCCTGACCGGATACCCTCCGCGGGATCTGCTGCTGAATGCGGATTTTGTCTGCCGGTGCCGTGAAGCTGTTTCCGAAATTTCCCGGCGTATGCCCGAAGGTATGGCTCTGCTGGCCGGAGGAGTGGACCTTAATCATGAGGGAGTCGGCAACCCTTTGCGCAATAGTGCATGGCTGATCGAGCATGGGGCCGTGCCCAAGGTTTTTTATAAATGGCTGCTGCCAACCTATGATGTCTTTGACGAGCAGCGTTATTTCGAGCCTGCGGAAAACATAAATTTCTTTGAATTTGACGGTTTGAAAATCGGGGTGACCATCTGTGAGGATGTCTGGAATGACCGTGAGATCCGTAACGGAAGGCGTTACGGTTGTAATCCCATTCCGCAGATTATGGATATGAATCCGGATGTGCTGGTCAATCTTTCTGCTTCACCATTCAATATCGGTAAGCAGAAGATTCGTGAAAAGCTTCTCGGCGATATTGCTTCCAAATATAAAGTTCCGGTTTTTTATGCCAATCAGGTCGGCGGTAATGATGATCTGGTTTTTGACGGGCGCAGTTGTGCTTTCAGCACAGAGGGTAATCTACTTGCGCGCGGTCACAGCTTCAAAGAAGATGTCGTCATTGTTGAATCCGATTGTTCGGCAGGGCGTATTGAGGAAGATGATTTTTGTGAGGAAGCCGAGGCTTGGCAGGCTATGGTGCTCGGGCTGCGGGATTATCTGGGTAAGACCGGGTTCACTAAAGTGGTGCTGGGACTTTCCGGCGGTATTGATTCAGCCTTGACCGCAGCAGTCGCTGCTGAGGCCCTTGGAGCCGAGAATGTAACCGGGGTGCTCATGCCGTCGCCTTATTCCAGTAAGGGCAGTGTTGATGATTCGCTTGATCTGGTAAAAAATATCGGTATCAACTGTACCACCATTCCCATCGACAAACTCATGGGTCAATTTGAGGAAGCTCTTGCTCCTACTTTTGAAGGGTTACCCGCCAACGTGACGGAAGAGAATATCCAGTCTCGTATTCGGGGTAATCTTGTTATGGCTATTTCAAATAAGCTGGGTGCGTTGCTGGTCACCACCGGAAACAAGAGTGAACTGGCAGTTGGCTATTGCACCATTTATGGGGATATGGCCGGGGGACTGGCTGTTATTTCAGACCTCTACAAGACCCTTGTTTTCCGGGTCTGCCGTTGGCTCAACGAGCAGGGCAGGGGCGAAATCATCCCGGTGGCGATTATTGAGAAACCGCCGTCTGCGGAACTGCGTCCGGGCCAGAAGGATGAGGATTCATTGCCCTCTTACGATGTGCTAGACCGCATTATCGAGCTTCGGGTCGAGGGCCATAAAGCAGAGAGTGAAATCATTACTGAAACAGGATTCGACCCGGAAACTGTCCAGTATGTCCTGCGGCTGATCAGGATTTCAGAATTTAAGCGTAAACAGGCTGCACCGGGACTAAAGATTACGTCCAGAGCCTTTGGCACAGGATGGCGCATGCCGATAGCTTGCAGGTTTACCGGGTAGGTGTATCTGCGCTGAAAAAGTTTTGTGACGGATATATTTTGCCCATCAAGTCCTTTTGCGTGGATTTGATGGGCATTTTTTATATTTTCCCGGTCTCGTCTTCCATAAGCTCAGCGCAGATTTGCAGCCATTCAGGAAGTTTGTGGCTGAATTCGTTTTGTTCCAGCCATTCGGCGGAAAGCAGGTGAGGCGCATAATCACTGTTTTTGACCCGTAATTCGTGGTCAAATGAGTTGGCTACATGGATGGCTACGGCGGGACTCAAATCCACGCTGCCCAGCCGCTGCGGTTCGTGGTGGCAGTATATGGCTTCGATAATGTCTTCATCAAATCCCCAGATGGCCAGCAGGTAGGCTCCAACTTCCGCGTGGGTGAATCCGAGGATATCCTTTTCCGCCTCCTGAACCGGGAGATTGTCTTCGCGTACTATACTCAGGATGGTTCCGTATTCCTCCGGATAGGAAGTGGCAAGTACCAACTTACCTATATCGTGAAGGAATCCGGCAAGAAATGTGTGTTCGGCAAGTTCGTTGCTGCCGCCTTCTGCTTTAACTATGGCACGGGCCATGAGAGCCGTGTACTGGCAATGCTTACCCAGTTCTTCAATGGAAAAATCTATTTTGTCAGATCCCTTTGAATTAAACAGGTGTATTCCAAGCACCAGACCCTTGAGGTTATCCAGTCCCAGCAGGGTCACGGCTTGTTCCGGTTTTGTTACCTTGGAATAAAGCCCGAAAAACGGAGAGTTGACCAGCTTGAGCAATCCGGCGGTCATGCTCATGTCTTCGCCTATCATTTTACCGATATTGCTGATCAGCACATCATCTTTGCCGAGTTCCCTTTCAAGCTTCATGAAAAGGTCGGGCATGGAAGGAAGATCTTCTATGGAGGCAATAGCTTTGGCGGCTCTCTCATTAAGGAATATATTTTTCAAGCGTAGGCTTTTCTTGATTTTTGCGATCAGTTCAGAGCCAACATAAGGCTTTGTAATGAATTGGTGGGCGTAACCGATATATTGCAGGCAGTTTTCGGAATTAATCGATTCGGAGATTATGAAGCGTATACTTCCGGGTTGTCTGTTTTTGATCTCTTCAAGCAGTTCATGCCCTTGAAAACCATCAACGCAGAAATCAGAAGCAATAACATCGAAAGGGCAGGTACGCAGAAAGTCCATTGCTTCTTCTGCTGTAGATGCGAACTGTATATTCCATCTTTTTTTCATGGTAGACAGGTTTTTCTCAAGATACTCGAGTTGTGATTTGTCTGCGTCAATAAAGAGAATGTTTTTTGAGCGGCTCATAGTTATCTCCGAAAATCTGAAATGTATTGGATGTATAGTCGGTTGTACCTTTTTTTACTGATATACGATAGCACGGTCTATGGATTTTGGAAAATAAAAAACCCCGCTTCGGGTTGTCCAAAGCGGGGTCGGTCGTATCTGAAGTTGGCAGTTATTTCTTTATCAGCAGATAAGGCCGGTCGGAGATGAATTGTTCATTGATTACCGAGATCCCTTCAGGAGGATTCTCCCAACGGTCATAGTATTTTTTCTGCATGACTAGAATGACATTATCCTTTTCTGCGAGAACCTTTTCAATCTCTTCAATATCGCTGGTTTCGTGAATATTGGTCCCGGCGTAGAAGGAGAATATACCGGAATAGATCTTATGGGCCAGCGGATAACTGCCTTCTTCGACGTATTCCTTCATGATTTCACCCGTCTGGCGGGGACTCATGAGCGGATCAAGTGAGGGCAGGGTCTGCAATGCCAGCGGCTGGAGCCAGATGACCATGGCGGCGGTCATAACCAGAAGTCCTTTGTACGCCCCGGATTCCTTGATTTTGAGCAATGCAAGTCCGGCAAGTCCCATGATCAGCACGGTAAAGGAAAGTCCGTTCAGGGTGACATCAAAGGGAATGAGCACTTCTGCAAAAGGGGTCGCTACAGCAAGAAGCAGGTAGAACCCGGCTATAGCAGTCCAGAGTTTTTTGGAATTGATGACCGGTTTCTGTCCATCCTCACCGAGCAGTCCGCGTGCGGTCAGCATGGCTAGAGGAGCGAAAAGGGGCAGGATGTAGATCAGTACCTTGATGCTCAAGCAGGTAAGCATAATGAAGCCACTGATGAACATGATCCAACCCCAGTCCCGTCCGTCATTGGAGTTATTTTTGCGGTCGGCAGTGACTTTTACCCAGTGATCGACGCTGAAGATCTTTTTCAGCGGTACTGCGAAGATAGCCAGAGTCCACGGCAGCCATGCCAGCGGGAAGGCGATCAGGTAGTACTGGAAAGGCTCTTCGTGATGGAACGAACTTACCGCGCGTTGGTAAATCTGTTTGTAAAAGATATTATGGATAAAGGAAGACCCGTCCACGAGGATAGCACCAACAATCCATGCCAGCAGGATTGCCAGCAGGATGCCCAGCCC encodes:
- a CDS encoding NAD+ synthase, encoding MKIALLQLNLTVGDLEGNVELILDGIKRAAECGARLCLTSELALTGYPPRDLLLNADFVCRCREAVSEISRRMPEGMALLAGGVDLNHEGVGNPLRNSAWLIEHGAVPKVFYKWLLPTYDVFDEQRYFEPAENINFFEFDGLKIGVTICEDVWNDREIRNGRRYGCNPIPQIMDMNPDVLVNLSASPFNIGKQKIREKLLGDIASKYKVPVFYANQVGGNDDLVFDGRSCAFSTEGNLLARGHSFKEDVVIVESDCSAGRIEEDDFCEEAEAWQAMVLGLRDYLGKTGFTKVVLGLSGGIDSALTAAVAAEALGAENVTGVLMPSPYSSKGSVDDSLDLVKNIGINCTTIPIDKLMGQFEEALAPTFEGLPANVTEENIQSRIRGNLVMAISNKLGALLVTTGNKSELAVGYCTIYGDMAGGLAVISDLYKTLVFRVCRWLNEQGRGEIIPVAIIEKPPSAELRPGQKDEDSLPSYDVLDRIIELRVEGHKAESEIITETGFDPETVQYVLRLIRISEFKRKQAAPGLKITSRAFGTGWRMPIACRFTG
- a CDS encoding sensor histidine kinase; the protein is MLKIDKVQTRIGVLIVFISLISFFVSGAYDYSSMRSNMLKELNQKADGLVERLSESLITPLWNVDQAAINRILLSEMNDKRIKAILVTEDNGSNVFAGKIRDETWSIINFATWPTGKFVKRKAEISIMNQPIGAVEIFLSPKFIEDELYQSLLSSLLRTMLLVILINLALFVTMRRILISPITKLSQTARQISLDKNYSARVKIQCKGEMESLIKNFNNMLQQIEEQDLKLKQYSGQLQKKIHQSNKNLENSNRELKIINQELEIAKDDAEAASKSKSEFMANVSHEIRTPMNAIIGMADLTMETSLSGKQREFLKIIISSGKVLLRLINDILDFSKIEAGKLSLEEVNFNLHQLIHDISDLFVEQMVASQTELVIDIRPDVPQRIIGDPLRLRQVLVNITANAFKFTNKGEIIITVSADQINANKAEIVFAIKDTGIGIPKEVQPYLFEAFKQADGSTTRKYGGTGLGLSISKRIVDLMGGNIWFRSRAEEGSTFFFTITPDVAVEPSSVDFEVPQKLKNTPILVVDDNFAVRSVLVRYLKQFGFQPTSVPDAEQALKLIEENKDNQFKLVIIDLKLPGISGDEASIEIRKTYDTKELPIMMITATEMNTAIAKAQNAQINRMMSKPLKQASLFNSIMEIFGYKAPKKDFTEPSQPIENEFKGFRMLLVEDNPINQQVAEQILEPTGIEIVSAPNGAEAVKMVQESGYDIVLMDIQMPEMDGYEATEIIRNALSMKDLPIIAMTAHAMRGDKEKCLASGMDDYIPKPIDKEQMFSTIRTHLKQQKRLAQPAALEAPQTPPNTDSDDIRCHEIDISDVLERIGGDMGILVSILRNFRDYNTEFSTDVQKLLQADQLKEAGDKAHTLKGSAANISAGQLAMAALDLEKACKSDLKKEAELALKNTTERLNLLYKDISLLEKDFA
- a CDS encoding HDOD domain-containing protein; protein product: MSRSKNILFIDADKSQLEYLEKNLSTMKKRWNIQFASTAEEAMDFLRTCPFDVIASDFCVDGFQGHELLEEIKNRQPGSIRFIISESINSENCLQYIGYAHQFITKPYVGSELIAKIKKSLRLKNIFLNERAAKAIASIEDLPSMPDLFMKLERELGKDDVLISNIGKMIGEDMSMTAGLLKLVNSPFFGLYSKVTKPEQAVTLLGLDNLKGLVLGIHLFNSKGSDKIDFSIEELGKHCQYTALMARAIVKAEGGSNELAEHTFLAGFLHDIGKLVLATSYPEEYGTILSIVREDNLPVQEAEKDILGFTHAEVGAYLLAIWGFDEDIIEAIYCHHEPQRLGSVDLSPAVAIHVANSFDHELRVKNSDYAPHLLSAEWLEQNEFSHKLPEWLQICAELMEDETGKI
- a CDS encoding glycosyl transferase, whose protein sequence is MRYEKRPFIWDIMEANPWLSVLFILFLQSIFTMDYRSLWFSDEVRYADVYHQMKDAGHWLVMYLNGVAYPDKPPVYFWFLSLIDTLTPADGTSVFFLGSALSAAFFLISTVSFARTLGCGRKTSLATGLVLLSNIFFIGIAHYSRMDLLFGGFILWANICLFKGFQNRDSGRYFIWAFAFMGIATLTKGPLGLIFPLLTATCFLIWKGKIKLLRDKGLLKGLGILLAILLAWIVGAILVDGSSFIHNIFYKQIYQRAVSSFHHEEPFQYYLIAFPLAWLPWTLAIFAVPLKKIFSVDHWVKVTADRKNNSNDGRDWGWIMFISGFIMLTCLSIKVLIYILPLFAPLAMLTARGLLGEDGQKPVINSKKLWTAIAGFYLLLAVATPFAEVLIPFDVTLNGLSFTVLIMGLAGLALLKIKESGAYKGLLVMTAAMVIWLQPLALQTLPSLDPLMSPRQTGEIMKEYVEEGSYPLAHKIYSGIFSFYAGTNIHETSDIEEIEKVLAEKDNVILVMQKKYYDRWENPPEGISVINEQFISDRPYLLIKK
- a CDS encoding glycogen/starch/alpha-glucan phosphorylase, whose product is MKKSSFKVQKKNDRKSLTEDIRDHVIYSLSKEVKDASEWDAGKALALALRDRLVERMIGTRDRYRRVKAKRMYYFSIEYLLGRCLGNSLCNMELLDLCEDIFKDLGYDLDEVRASERDPALGNGGLGRLAACFLDSLATLDLPGCGYGIHYEYGLFRQAIHNGYQKELADYWMKEGMPLQIARPDQSVIVPLYGRVENAVTPSGDYLPMWVDWDDLIGVPYDIPIVGYGGKTVNYLRLFAARASENFDMGIFNHGDYIRAVQRKIESEMVSKVLYPTESVSFGKELRLVQEYFLVACGLRDITRRFMAQNKNFEEFANYVAIQLNDTHPALTVVELMRYLVDERRIEWEKAWEITRATCAYTNHTLLPEALELWSVSLMEKVLPRHLQIIYEINSRFLEKVEGKYPDDTEKMRRMSLICEDGVKKVRMANLAVVGSHSVNGVSELHSELVKTRLFPDFYELEPKKFNNKTNGVTPRRWMLKANPPLSALLTETLGDGWITDLNQLRKLEGHVNESEFCKQFMAAKRTNKVRLGNFINATLDINISPDAIFDIQAKRIHEYKRQLLNVLHIMHLYLELVDNQVEPSCARVFVFAGKAAPGYWEAKQIIKLVHSVADVVNNDLRVKGLLKVAFVPDYRVSLAEKIVPACDVSEQISTAGTEASGTGNMKFAMNGGLTIGTYDGANIEMLEEVGDDNFYLFGLKQEEVEKSLREGSYHPREIYNHSPEIRQVFTALLENRFSPHEPDLFRWIVDKLLTDNEQYMHLADFKSYSDAQKRIDKDYADRELWAGKAILNTARMGKFSTDRTMREYAEDIWKIKSVKG